The nucleotide sequence CACCATGACCGGGTTGGGCGCCGAGATCTACGGCCGGATCGTGGCCCTGGGACGCTCCGGGCACCGGCCGGGGGGCGAGCGGCTGGACGAGGACATCGTTGATCAGTTCGAGCGGCTGCAGCGCCTGGCCACCGGTCAGCGCGAGTACCTGCAGGGCGTGATCGACCACTACCGCACTCGGACGGACACCCAGATGTCCATCGCGGCCGAACGGCTGGCCGTCATCGCCGTGGTCACCCTGCCGATCACGGCGCTGTCGTCGGTGTTGGGCATGAACCTGATCGTCAACCAGGCCACGCGACCAGTCGGGCTGATCGCCGTCCTCGCGGTGATGGCGGTCGGCTCCGGTGTGCTCCTGACCTGGGCCAAACGCCGCGGCTGGTGGTAGCCCCGGCTCCACCCACCAACCCCATCCCAACCCGCCCATGCTCCGCGGGTGACTGACCATGCTCCGCAGGGGCACCGATCCGCCAGCCCATCGGCCGAAGCGTGCTCTCCCGCGGAGCATGAGTGCGAGAAGCGTCCGACTCGTGCGAGGGGTCCTCGACGCCCGACGGCGTGGACGGCGCGCGGCGTCGTCCGCGGGATGAGCCGGGCGCCCCACGCCCCACGGCCTTCATGATCACTCTGAGATCGCGGTGTCCACCGCGACAGCCGGGGCGGACTGCGACAAGGCGGTGATCATGGCGGTCTGGCGGGCGGTTCTGCGCGGTGTTCCCGCGGTCTCGAGGTGGATGCACACCCAGCGGCTCATGCTCCGCAGCTGACCGGGATGATCCGCCGAACGCCCCGATTCCGGTGCACCGGCGGAGCATGACGGGGCACCCGCGGAGCATGAGCAGGTTTCTGGGTGGGGGTGCGGTCACCAGGCGCGGGGGTTGGTGAGCCAGGAGTGGGTGGGGACGGCGCCGCGCAGGTCGGCGGTGTGGGCCAACATGGCCGGGGGCGTGGTAAGGGGTTGCTCCGCGGCGATGGTCAGCAGGAACACCCCGTCGCGACGCCACCAGCCGGTGAACACCCGGCCGGACGGCGTGTGGCGGACCTCGAGCGGTGACCACCCGTCGTCCCGGGCCGGGGTGGCGGTATAGCCCTCCAGCAGACTCACCTCGACGGTGCGGGTGTCGGCGCGCAGACCGGTGCGCAGCACCTTGAGTGCGGCCTCCTTGGCCGACCAGAACAGGTTCGCCGCGCCGTCCTGATCGCCTCGGGTCGGCAGCGCCCGGACGGCGTCCCGCTCGGGCGCCGTGAGGTAGTCCTCGACGAAGCCGTCGCTGCGGGGCTCGACGATCTCGAGGTCGATCCCGATGGCATCCAGCCGGTCGCCGGCACTGGCCGAACCCACCATGGCGACCGCCCATCCGGCTCGGTCGCTGATCGAGATATCACAGCCCAGCGGCACCCCGTCCACCTGCACGAAGGGGGCGCCGGTGGGGTGATTGCCCACCAGGATCCGAGCGAAGGAGTCGGTGGCGAGCCCGTGGTCACCGCTACCGTCGTGCCACCCCACGGTGCTGGCCACCGCCCACTTGGCCGTCCACCGGCGCAGCAGGTACTCGGTGCGGCGCTTGGTGAAACGCAACATGTCCAGCCGCGCCCGTTCGGCCGGCACCAGCCAGTCCAGCTCGGAGGGCATCTCGTGCTCGCCGCGCGCCAGCCATCGCATGCCCTCAGCATGACGGGTGAGTGCTCGGCGGTGATGGGGCGAGGGTCACCCGGATGGCTCAAGGCCCACCCCCTCGGCGCCGATAGAGGCGCCATGACCTCTGCCTCGCTGCGCCCTCGCGTGGTCGTCTGCCTGCCGGCGGACGATCCGGCTCGTGGCCGCACGGTGCTGGCCGGTGCGCTCTGTCTGTTCGGCAGCGGCGTCGAGGTGGCGCTCTGTCTGGCCGGGGTCGACCGGCCGACCGAGCAGCATGCCGATGCCGTGTTGGCTCTCTGCCGTGACCTGGCCCCCGGCGACGGCGCTCTGCCCGACATCGTCCTGCTGGGCGAGACCGAGCTGCGTGCCGCCGAGCACCTGCTGATGGTCGAGGCCACCGATGACCCGCGCCAGGGCGCGCGGGCGATCGCCCTGATGTCCCTGGCCGCCGAGCGGCTGTGGGATGGCGCGCCCCGGAAGGTCACTGATCAGGACGCCGAGCGCGCTGCCGTCGGCGGCGCGTTGCGCGCCACGGTGGCCCACATGACGGCGAAGCGGGACGCCGTGCGACGGGTCGACGTGCCGCCCCTGGTCGTCGCCCTGGTGCAGGTGCAGAGCACCTGGCCGTCCATCGCCGAGGTCTGCAGCCGGCTCGTGGTGCGAGCCGAGGCCGGTGAGATCGACTTCGAGATCGTCGCGTTCGACAGCGAGCACGACCCGCGCCCGATCAGTACGGCGGATTTCGTGCGCAGCCAGGGATTCGCACCGCGTGACCTGGCCTGGTTCACCGCCCAGGTGGACGACGAGCGCTCGGCTCTCGCGCTGGTGCTCACCGACAGCCCGTGGGACGGCCTGCGACCCGAGGCCACACACGCACTGCACCTGGCCGAACGCGGTGTGCGGCTGGCCTATCTGCCCTACGGAAACAACGTCGGCGGTGGCGCCAAGATGATGGCGATGGCCTACGACCTGCCGCTGCATCGACTGGCCTGGAGGGCGTTCGCCCGATCGCAGACCCAGCTCGGGTTGTGGCGCACCCACTGTTCGGTCGGCGCGGATCACGTCCGGGTGGTCGGTCTGCCCAAGCTCGACCGCATGCTCGCCCTGGCTGATGGCGATGCGGACCCCGGCTCGCCGAACGTCAACCGCCGTGGCGCCGGGCACCCGGTACGTGAACTGGCCGGCGATCGTCCGGTGGTGCTGTGGAACCCTCACTTCACGCTCGGGCCGGATGGGTGGTCGACTCTCGATCGCTACCTGGGTCCGCTGACCGATTGGGCTGCAACGCATCCCGGTGTGGTGCTGATGATCAGGCCACACTTCAGGCTGCTGCGCGACCTGCCGCTGCTGGGTGAGGCCGGACAGGCGCTGCTGGCGGCGCTGCACGCTGCGGCCGACACCCACCCGAACATCGTGCTGGACACCGAGACCGACTACCTGCCGGCGTTCACCGTGGCCGACGCCATGATCAGCGACATCAGCTCGCTGATCACCGAGTGGCTGCCGACGCGCCGTCCGATCTGCTATCTGCACCGGCTCGACGGCCCGGGGGCCAACGCGGACGCCGAGTACCTGTTCAGCCTGGACGTGGCGACATCGTGGGCGGGCGTTCGTGAGTTCCTCGACACGCTCGCCGCCGGCCACGACCCGGGACGCGACCGCCGAGACCTGGTGTTGTCCCGACACTTCGAGTGCCTCGACGGTCAGAGCAGTGCCCGCATCGCGGCGGAACTCGTCGACGGCCTGCGGGCGGAGTTGGGTTCGATGCACGACAAGGCGCCGGACGCCGTGCCGGCCGGAATGGGGACGCGATGACCGGTCAGAGCAGGGTCTATGGGCAGAACGTCGACATCGACCCGACGGCAGTGGCCGCCTTCTTCGCCGGCCGGGCACGGCGCGCCGCCTCGGCCGAGCCGCTCACCAGCGTGTTGTACCAGGACGGCAACCCCGAACTGGCCCGGGCGCGCGACCAGTACGAGAAGCAGCTGATCCTGCCCGAACTCGCGCTGGGCGAGCAGGATGCGGTGCTCGATGTCGGCTGTGGCATCGGCCGCTGGGCGCAACCGGTGCTGGACGCCGGGGCGCACTACTGCGGCACCGACTTCAGCGACGAGTTGTTGCACGTCGCCCGCACCCGCATCACCCACCCGAAGGCCCGATTCGTCACCTGCCCGGTCCAGGCCCTGAACCTCGAAACCCTCGACCAACCGGGCGGTTTCAGTCGAGTGATCATCGCCGGCGTCCTGATCTACCTCAACGACACCGACCTGTTGCGGGCGCTGACGGCAGTGGCGGCCTCGGCGGCCCCCCGGTGCTTGATCTACCTGCGCGAGCCGGTGGCCACCGGCGCCCGGCTCACGCTCGACCAGCACTGGTCCAGCGACCTCGAACAGAGCTACAGCGCCGTCTATCGCCCTGAGGCCGAACTGAACTCGGCCTTCGGCCGCACCTTGCTGGCGGCCGGGTTCGCGCTCCGGATGGCGGCCGATCTCTACCCGGCCGACCTGAACAACCGGGCCGACACCACGCAGCGCTACTACCTGCTCGAGCGTGGCCGGTGAACGGGGCACCGCGGTGAGCCCGTCCGGACCGGCGAGCACGGCCTTCGCGTTCGATCTCGATGGCACGCTGACCTGCGAGGAACTGCTGCCCGTCATCGCCGAGGAGCTCTCGCTCTCGCGTGAGATGGCCACCCTGACGCGGCTGACGCTCGACGGCACCATCGATTTCGAGGATTCGTTCCGGCTGCGCTGCGCGATCCTGCGCGCCGTCCCGATCTCGCGGGTGCGCGACATCGTCGCCGAGGTGGCCCTGACCGAAGCGTTGGCCGACTTCATCAGCGCCCACGCCGAGGACTGCTACGTGGTCACCGGCAACCTCGACGTCTGGATCCGCCCGATCTTGGACCGGCTGGGCTGCCGGGCCTTCACGTCGGTGGGACGGGCCGAGGGCGACCATTTGCTGGGCGTCGACACCGTGTTGCGCAAGTCGACCGCTGTCGCCGAGCTGAACACCCGCTACGACCGGGTGGTCGCCGTCGGCGACAGCGTGAACGACATCTCGATGTTCGAGCTGGCCGACATCGGGATCGCTTACGGCGGGGTGCACGATCCCGCCGATGATCTGATCGAGGTCGCCGACTATGCGACCTACCGCGAGGAGGCCTTGTGTCGTCTGTTGAACACGCTGTCATAGCGGCGGCCGGATTCGGCTCGCGGTTGGGCCGCGGTATGCCGAAGTGCCTGGTCGAGTTCCGTGGCCGGACCCTGCTGGACCGTCAGCTCGAGCTGCTGGCCGAGGTGCCCGACGTCCGAGTGGTGGTCGGCTTCCGCGAACGTGACGTGATCGCCCACGCGCGGGCGCTGCGTCCGGACGTCACCATCGTGCGCAATCCCGCCTACGCCAGCACCACCACGCTGACCAGCTACGCCCTCGGTGTGCGGTATCTGCGGTGGCCGGCGCTGGTGATGGATGCCGACATCGTCTTCGAGCCGGACAGCTTCGCCGCCTTCCTGGACGCCGCGGCGCAGGCGATGGCCCACCAGCCCTCGCCCGCCCTGTGTCCGCCGTTGATCGGCTACACCGATGCGAAGACCGAGGACGCCGTGTACGTCACCGTGGACGGCGCCGGGAGCGAGGCCATGATCACCGGCTTCGCCCGGCAGGTGGCGACCCCCCACGAGTGGGCCAACATCGCCCTGCTGCCGCCCGGATACTGCGAGACGGGGACCGGAGCGGTCTACGAGCGACTGAGCGGTGACCTGCCGCTGCCGGCGGCCTACGTGGACAGCTACGAGATCGATCGTCCCGGTGATCTGGACGTCGCACACGCCCGGTTCACCGGACCGGCGGTCGCGGCCGAACCGCCCTCGGCGCTCCCCCCACTCGTGCCCGGCCAGCGGCGCCGTCAGCCCCTGACGTCCGCCACCGGAAGGCCGTTCTCGAGGTAGCAGCAGCACTCGGCGGTCAGCGCCGAGGCGACCCGGCGGGCCACAGCGGGTCGCAGCAGGACGGTCGCCTCGGCCGGAGTGGCGAACCGGTGGCCCAGGATCTCCTCCTCGCACAGCGTGATGCCCGCCAGCGTGGCGTCGTCCAGGACGCCGCAGTCGAACAGCAGCCGCAGCTGCAGCGGCCGGTTCGGCCTGGCCGGTCGGGTGTCGACGGCCGCGAGGCGTCCGCGGGTCACGGTGAGTCCGCACTCCTCGAACACCTCGCGCCGGCAGGCCTCCCATGGGGTTTCGCCGGTCGGTTCCATGACGCCCCCGGGGATGGTCCACCCCTTCTTGTAGCTGGGGTCGACGATCAGCAATCGCCCGACACCGTCGAAGATCATCGCGCCGGCGCTCACCGGGATCCCCCGCGGTAGGTCGGTCGGGGCGGTCGGTTCGCTCACCGAATCAGCGTAGGTGGTGCCTTGCCCGCTCCGTCAGGAACGTACGGCCTACCGATCGATCGCACCAGAATCGTCCGAATCGGCCACGAGGGGCCTCGGTGGGCGGTCCGGGGGAGGTTGTGACGAATCCGGTGCGATCGACGCGGCGCTCCGGGCAGCGCGTCCGGCTGGTGAAGATCACGGTGAGCGATTCGTGCGCCACACGAGATCACGGTGAAGACGGCGTGTGCTCAGGGGTGACGACTCCCCGCAACGTGATCTTCAACGTGCTCGAGGGCGCGCGTCCCGCCGTGGTCCGGGGGCGCGACTTCTCGCTCACCAGGCCGGTTCGCGTCGGTGCCGCTAGCGTCCTGACATGTCCACCATTGCCGCGGTTCGCGGCGTTCTCCCGGGTCATCGCCAGTCACAGGACGAGATCACCGACGCGTTGGCCGGTGGTGTGCTCGGTTCGCGCGGTGGGACGGCCGACGAGCGGGTGCTGCGAGCGCTGCACGCCTCCTGCGGTGTCCGGACCCGGCACCTCGTGCTGCCGCTGGAGCGGTACGCGACGCTGAGCGGGTTCGGCGAGGCCAACGACGCCTTCATCGCGGCGGGCGTCGACCTCGGCGACCGGGCGATCACCGAGGCCTTGGCGGCCGCCGGGCTGGAGCCGCGCGACGTCGATCTGATCGTCTCGACCACGGTCACCGGGCTGGCCGTACCCACCCTGGACGCCCGGCTGGTCGGCCGGCTGGGCCTGCGGGACGACGTCAAGCGGCTGCCGCTGTTCGGTCTGGGCTGCGTCGCCGGAGTGGCCGGCGTGGCTCGGGTGCACGACTACCTGGTGGGCCACCCGGACGACGTGGCCGTGCTGCTGGCGGTCGAGCTGTGCTCGCTGACCATCCAGCGGGACGACGTGTCGCCCGCGAACCTGGTGGCCAGCGGCCTGTTCGGGGACGGCGCGGCGGCCGTGGTCATGCTGGGCGCCGACCGCGCGCGACGGCTCGGGCTGACCGGGCCGCGGGTGCGGGCCACGACGAGCCGGATGTACCCCGACTCCGAACGGGTCATGGGGTGGGACATCGGCGGTTCGGGGTTTCGGATCGTGCTGGCGCCCACGGTGCCCGACATGGTGCGCCGCTACCTGCGCGAGGACGTCGAGAGCTTCCTCGGCCGGTCGGACCTCGAGCTCTCTCACATCGATCCCTGGGTCTGCCACCCGGGTGGGCCGAAGGTGATCGAGGCGATCCGAGAGAGCCTCGACCTGAAGGACGATGACCTCGACCTGACCACGGCGAGCCTGGCCGCGGTGGGCAATCTGTCGTCGGCGTCCGTGCTGAACGTGCTGGCCGATACGGTGGCCCTCGGCCGGTTCACACCGGGCACGCCAGGACTGATGATGGCGCTCGGACCGGGCTTCTGCTCCGAACTCGTCCTGTTGGAGGGATGACCGACCATGAGTGTGGTGGCCTACGTCGGTCTGGTGGCGGTGGTCGCCCTGATCCGGGCGCTCGAGCTCGGGGTCGCCAAGCGCAACCTGCTCTGGGCCCGACGCCGCGGCGGGGTCGAGACCGGCGCCGAGCACTATCCGATCATGGTGTTGCTGCATGCAGCCTTCCTCGTCGGGTGCATCGTCGAGGTGTCGGCGCTCGACCGGCCGTTCTACCTGGCGCTGGGCTGGCCCATGCTGGTGCTGTTGATCTGCGCCCACATCCTGCGCTGGTGGTGCATCCGGACCCTGGGGCCGCAGTGGAACACCCGGGTGATCCGGGTGCCCGGCCAGCCGGTGATCACCGATGGGCCGTACCGCTGGCTGCGTCACCCCAACTACGCCGCAGTGGTGCTCGAGGGCATCGCCCTGCCGTTGGTGCACTCGGCCTGGATCACCGCGCTGGTGTTCACCGTGGCCAATGCCGCGTTGCTGCGCGTGCGTCTGCAGGTGGAGAACGCCGCGTTGACGGGATGAGTCGCGTGGCACCGGTCGACGTGCTGATCGCGGGGGGTGGCCCGATCGGACTCGCCACGGCCGTCGAGGCGGCGCTGGCCGGCCTGAGCGTCCGGGTGCTGGAGCCACGCCCGGCCCCGATCGACAAGGCGTGCGGTGAGGGCCTGATGCCGACGGCTCGGACGGCGCTCGCCCGGCTCGGCGTCCACCCGCGCGGCCGCGAGTTCGCCGGCATCAGGTATCTGAACGCCGCCGGGACCCGCCGGGCCGAGGCCCGGTTCCGGGCACCGACCAGGACGCCGAGGACGACCAGGACGGCGAGGACGGCGGAAACCTGGCACGGCCTGGGCGTGCGTCGCCTGGAGCTCTCCTCGGCGCTGACCGCGCGCGCGGTCGAGCTGGGGGTGGAACTGGTGGCCGAGCTCGCGCCACCGCCTCGGCCGGATGCCGGCGGGGGTGACGTCGTCCAGGTCGGCCGACACCGGGCGCGATGGTACATCGGCGCCGACGGACTGCACAGTCCGACCCGAGAAGCGTTGGGGCTCAACGGCCCGGGTCCGCGGCGCGAACGTCGGCGCTACGGCCTGCGGCAGCACTACCGGCTGGCGCCGTGGAGCGATCTGGTCGAGGTGTACTGGTCACCGCACGCCGAGGCGTACGTCACCCCGGTGGCCGACGACCTGGTCGGGGTGGCGGTGCTCTGTCCGGGCGGGGGCAGCTACGCGTCCTGGCTCGCCGAGTTCCCCGCGCTGCGTGATCGGCTGGACGGCGCGGCCCCGGCGAGCGCCGTCCGGGGGGCGGGTCCGTTGCGCCAGAACGTGATCCGTCGGGTCGACGGACGCACCCTGCTGGTCGGGGACGCCGCCGGGTACGTCGACGCGCTGACCGGCGAAGGTCTCGCGATGGGCCTGCGCAGCGCCCACGAACTCATCGCCTGCCTGCTCGCCGATCGGCCGCAGGACTACGAGGCGGCGTGGCGGCGCACCACGCGCCGCTACCGGTGGCTCACCGGGGGACTCGTCGCCGTCGCGGCCCGGCCGCCGCTGCGACGTGCCCTGGTCCCGGCGGCCTCCCGGCTGCCCGGGGTGTTCGCCACGATCGTCGACCAGCTCGGCTGACCCGCCTTCAGCCACGCCGTGGATCATGCAATCCGTGCACGAAACGTGCACGGATTGCATGATCACCGAGGTGGGTGGGTGAGCCTGTCCAGGCCCTTCGGCACCCGGCCGTGATGGACGACGGTGAGTCGCTGGGTGGGCCGGGTCAGGGCCACATAGAGGTCGTTCACCCCGCGGGTGGACTCGGCCACGATCGCCACCGGGTCGACGACGATCACCGCGTCGAACTCCAGGCCCTTGACGTCGTCCACCGCGAACACCTCGACCCGGTCGGCCAGCGTGCTGTCCCGGCCCGTCACGGCAGGCAGGACGTCGGCCAACGCCTTGGTCAGATCGGCCGCCGCCGAGCGGGCGGCCACGACCCCGATCCGGCCGCCGGCCAGCGCGGCGTCATCGGTCCCGGCGGCTCGCGCCACGGCCGAGGCCACGGCGTCCATCGCGCGGTCACTGCGTACCCCGACCGGCTCGTGATCCCCTTCGCGGGCGCTGCGGGCGGGCGTGACGTCGAGGCCGTGCGCCCGCAACAGCGCCGTCGCCAGGTCCATCACCCGGCGCGGGGTGCGGTAGTTGACCGTCAGCTCCTCGACCCGCCAGCGTGATCCGGCGAGGGGTTCGAGCACGTCCTGCCACGCGGTGGTACCCGCCGCAGAGCCCGTCTGGGCGACGTCGCCGACGATGGTCATCGACCGGTTCGGCACCCGGCGCGCGAGCACCCGCCACTGCATGGGTGAGAGCTCTTGAGCCTCGTCGACGACGGCATGGCCGAAGGTCCAGGTGCGGTCGTCGCGGGCTCGTTCGGCCACCGAGCGGGCCGGCCCCGAGCCGGCGAAACGGTCGACCAGCATCTCGGGGGTCATCATGGCGGCGGCCTCACCCGACTCGCGCAGCACCCGCCGTGCGAAGTCCAGGGCCTCGGATCGCTCCGCCGCGGCCCGGGCCGCGGCGGACCGGTCGGCCGTCATCGCTTCGATGTCCGGGCCGATCAGTTCGGCTGCCTCGTCGAGCAGCGGGACGTCCGAGATGGTCCAGGGAGCGCCGGGTTCGCGCAGCACCAACTGCTGGTGCGCCGGGCTCATCACCCCGCCGCCGGCCTCGGCGAGCTTGGCCGGCTTGCAGAGCAGATCGCTGATCAACCCCTTGGCGGTCAACGGCATCCAGCACAGGTTCACCTCGCGCCGCACGTCTCGCGAGTCGCGCAATTCGGCCAGCAGGGCGCCGCGTTCGTCGTCCTGGGCCTGCATCCGCCGCCGCTCGGCGAGTTGGTCGGCCAGGTCGTCCAGCACGATCCGCACGAATGTGGTGCGCGCCTCGTTGTGTGGGCGCCCGGATTGGCGTGCCCGGGCCCGCGCCTCACTGACCACCCGTGGCCGCAGGGCGATCTCGTCGCCGTCGATCATCAGGCGCACCGGTTCGGTGAGCAGCCGTTGCCGGCGGCGCACTGCGGCCTTGACCACCGAGGCCATCCGCAGCCCGCCCTTGATCACCGCCACGTCGTCGCGGTCGCGGGCCGAGGCCTCGACCCCCGGGAACAGCTGCCCGGGGGTGACCAGAACCACCCCGGTCTCGCCGAGTGAGGGCAGTACCTGCTCGATGTACTGCAGGAACACGGTGGTCGGCCCCATCACCAAGACGCCACTGCGGGCAATCCGGTCGCGGTGGGTGTAGAGCAGGTAGGCGGCGCGGTGCAGCGCCACGGCGGTCTTGCCGGTGCCCGGCCCCCCCTGCACCACGAGGGCACCGGCCAGTTCCGAGCGGACCACCCGATCCTGTTCCGCCTGAAGGGTTTCGACGATGTCCCGCATTCGCCCGGTGCGGTGGGCGGTGAGCGCCGACAACAGCGCGCCCTCCCCGGCGACGGTGGCCAGGTCATCGCGGCCGGAGGCCATCGCGGCGGCCAGGGCGTCGGCGTCCAGCACCTCGTCGTCCAGCGAGGTGACCGTGCGGCCGCGCAGCGCGAGATGACGCCGGCGCAGCACGCCGTCCGGCGCGGCAGCCGTGGCCTGATAGAAGGCGGACGCCGCGGGCGCCCGCCAGTCGAGCAGCAGCTGGTGCCGCTCGTCGTCCGAGAGGCCGAGACGGCCGATGTAGCGGCGGATCCCCTCGACCAGGTCGAGGCGGCCGAAGGCCAGTCGATCCTCGACGGCGCGTAGTTGGCGCAGCCGTTCGGTGTGCAGCGCGTCGAAGGCGTCTCGCTCGGCCCGGCCCGCGGGGGTGGGCACCGCGGGGGCGCGGCGTACCTGGTCGAGAGAGGTCTCGGTTCGGGCGCGCAGGTGGTCGAGGTGGGCATAGAGCCGGTCGACATAGACCTGCTCGGCGGACAGCTCGCCCGCCAGGTCAGGGCGCAGGCCGTTGCCGGTCACCAGACCTCCTCCCCGCCGGCCGTGGGGCACACGTCGAGGGCGGCTCGACCGTGCACAGCGGCCTACAAGTATGCGGGACGCGAGGCTGGTCTGTCTGTTCCGACCCCGGGTGGTGGGAAGGGCCACCACCCGGAGCGGCGACACCTGAGCCGTTCGGCTCAGGCGTAGCCGTCGAAATGCCCCTTGGTGGGCTGCTTGACCGCCTCGAGCATGGCCGCGGGCGGCAGGCCGCCCAACATGACCCGCATCTCGGTGGTGCTCAGGGTTTGATCGGTGGGGCCTCGATGGCTGGAGCCTTCGGCGCCTGCTGCTTGCCCTTGGCCTTGGCGTCGGTCTCCGCCTGGTTCTGCGGATGGGCCTCGGTGTGCGAGGTCTGTTCGACGCGTGGAATGGCTGTTGGGGTCGGCACTGGCGGCACCGAGCTGATGCCTGAGACGTTCATCGCCGTCCTCCGTTCCGGCAGAAACCCGACGTCCGTGTCGGTTCGATCCGCTGAGGGATCGCTGTAGGACGGGTATCGGCAGAACCGGCCGGGGCGATGAGCCGCCGATCGGGTGAACCTCGGGTCCGGCTCACGTCCGGCTCAGGTCCGGCTCAGGTCCGGCTCAGGTCCGGCTCGGTGTCCCACCGACCCGGCGGGTCAACTCGGCTGCCGCGGCGCGAACCGCCGGGACCCATCGGTCGGGCCCGATCATCGGGCG is from Kineosporiaceae bacterium and encodes:
- a CDS encoding NUDIX hydrolase yields the protein MIFDGVGRLLIVDPSYKKGWTIPGGVMEPTGETPWEACRREVFEECGLTVTRGRLAAVDTRPARPNRPLQLRLLFDCGVLDDATLAGITLCEEEILGHRFATPAEATVLLRPAVARRVASALTAECCCYLENGLPVADVRG
- a CDS encoding 4'-phosphopantetheinyl transferase superfamily protein, with the translated sequence MRWLARGEHEMPSELDWLVPAERARLDMLRFTKRRTEYLLRRWTAKWAVASTVGWHDGSGDHGLATDSFARILVGNHPTGAPFVQVDGVPLGCDISISDRAGWAVAMVGSASAGDRLDAIGIDLEIVEPRSDGFVEDYLTAPERDAVRALPTRGDQDGAANLFWSAKEAALKVLRTGLRADTRTVEVSLLEGYTATPARDDGWSPLEVRHTPSGRVFTGWWRRDGVFLLTIAAEQPLTTPPAMLAHTADLRGAVPTHSWLTNPRAW
- a CDS encoding class I SAM-dependent methyltransferase, which codes for MTGQSRVYGQNVDIDPTAVAAFFAGRARRAASAEPLTSVLYQDGNPELARARDQYEKQLILPELALGEQDAVLDVGCGIGRWAQPVLDAGAHYCGTDFSDELLHVARTRITHPKARFVTCPVQALNLETLDQPGGFSRVIIAGVLIYLNDTDLLRALTAVAASAAPRCLIYLREPVATGARLTLDQHWSSDLEQSYSAVYRPEAELNSAFGRTLLAAGFALRMAADLYPADLNNRADTTQRYYLLERGR
- a CDS encoding ATP-binding domain-containing protein, with the protein product MAGELSAEQVYVDRLYAHLDHLRARTETSLDQVRRAPAVPTPAGRAERDAFDALHTERLRQLRAVEDRLAFGRLDLVEGIRRYIGRLGLSDDERHQLLLDWRAPAASAFYQATAAAPDGVLRRRHLALRGRTVTSLDDEVLDADALAAAMASGRDDLATVAGEGALLSALTAHRTGRMRDIVETLQAEQDRVVRSELAGALVVQGGPGTGKTAVALHRAAYLLYTHRDRIARSGVLVMGPTTVFLQYIEQVLPSLGETGVVLVTPGQLFPGVEASARDRDDVAVIKGGLRMASVVKAAVRRRQRLLTEPVRLMIDGDEIALRPRVVSEARARARQSGRPHNEARTTFVRIVLDDLADQLAERRRMQAQDDERGALLAELRDSRDVRREVNLCWMPLTAKGLISDLLCKPAKLAEAGGGVMSPAHQQLVLREPGAPWTISDVPLLDEAAELIGPDIEAMTADRSAAARAAAERSEALDFARRVLRESGEAAAMMTPEMLVDRFAGSGPARSVAERARDDRTWTFGHAVVDEAQELSPMQWRVLARRVPNRSMTIVGDVAQTGSAAGTTAWQDVLEPLAGSRWRVEELTVNYRTPRRVMDLATALLRAHGLDVTPARSAREGDHEPVGVRSDRAMDAVASAVARAAGTDDAALAGGRIGVVAARSAAADLTKALADVLPAVTGRDSTLADRVEVFAVDDVKGLEFDAVIVVDPVAIVAESTRGVNDLYVALTRPTQRLTVVHHGRVPKGLDRLTHPPR
- a CDS encoding NTP transferase domain-containing protein gives rise to the protein MSSVEHAVIAAAGFGSRLGRGMPKCLVEFRGRTLLDRQLELLAEVPDVRVVVGFRERDVIAHARALRPDVTIVRNPAYASTTTLTSYALGVRYLRWPALVMDADIVFEPDSFAAFLDAAAQAMAHQPSPALCPPLIGYTDAKTEDAVYVTVDGAGSEAMITGFARQVATPHEWANIALLPPGYCETGTGAVYERLSGDLPLPAAYVDSYEIDRPGDLDVAHARFTGPAVAAEPPSALPPLVPGQRRRQPLTSATGRPFSR
- a CDS encoding type III polyketide synthase; the protein is MSTIAAVRGVLPGHRQSQDEITDALAGGVLGSRGGTADERVLRALHASCGVRTRHLVLPLERYATLSGFGEANDAFIAAGVDLGDRAITEALAAAGLEPRDVDLIVSTTVTGLAVPTLDARLVGRLGLRDDVKRLPLFGLGCVAGVAGVARVHDYLVGHPDDVAVLLAVELCSLTIQRDDVSPANLVASGLFGDGAAAVVMLGADRARRLGLTGPRVRATTSRMYPDSERVMGWDIGGSGFRIVLAPTVPDMVRRYLREDVESFLGRSDLELSHIDPWVCHPGGPKVIEAIRESLDLKDDDLDLTTASLAAVGNLSSASVLNVLADTVALGRFTPGTPGLMMALGPGFCSELVLLEG
- a CDS encoding CDP-glycerol glycerophosphotransferase family protein; translation: MTSASLRPRVVVCLPADDPARGRTVLAGALCLFGSGVEVALCLAGVDRPTEQHADAVLALCRDLAPGDGALPDIVLLGETELRAAEHLLMVEATDDPRQGARAIALMSLAAERLWDGAPRKVTDQDAERAAVGGALRATVAHMTAKRDAVRRVDVPPLVVALVQVQSTWPSIAEVCSRLVVRAEAGEIDFEIVAFDSEHDPRPISTADFVRSQGFAPRDLAWFTAQVDDERSALALVLTDSPWDGLRPEATHALHLAERGVRLAYLPYGNNVGGGAKMMAMAYDLPLHRLAWRAFARSQTQLGLWRTHCSVGADHVRVVGLPKLDRMLALADGDADPGSPNVNRRGAGHPVRELAGDRPVVLWNPHFTLGPDGWSTLDRYLGPLTDWAATHPGVVLMIRPHFRLLRDLPLLGEAGQALLAALHAAADTHPNIVLDTETDYLPAFTVADAMISDISSLITEWLPTRRPICYLHRLDGPGANADAEYLFSLDVATSWAGVREFLDTLAAGHDPGRDRRDLVLSRHFECLDGQSSARIAAELVDGLRAELGSMHDKAPDAVPAGMGTR
- a CDS encoding HAD family phosphatase gives rise to the protein MSPSGPASTAFAFDLDGTLTCEELLPVIAEELSLSREMATLTRLTLDGTIDFEDSFRLRCAILRAVPISRVRDIVAEVALTEALADFISAHAEDCYVVTGNLDVWIRPILDRLGCRAFTSVGRAEGDHLLGVDTVLRKSTAVAELNTRYDRVVAVGDSVNDISMFELADIGIAYGGVHDPADDLIEVADYATYREEALCRLLNTLS
- a CDS encoding NAD(P)/FAD-dependent oxidoreductase; the encoded protein is MSRVAPVDVLIAGGGPIGLATAVEAALAGLSVRVLEPRPAPIDKACGEGLMPTARTALARLGVHPRGREFAGIRYLNAAGTRRAEARFRAPTRTPRTTRTARTAETWHGLGVRRLELSSALTARAVELGVELVAELAPPPRPDAGGGDVVQVGRHRARWYIGADGLHSPTREALGLNGPGPRRERRRYGLRQHYRLAPWSDLVEVYWSPHAEAYVTPVADDLVGVAVLCPGGGSYASWLAEFPALRDRLDGAAPASAVRGAGPLRQNVIRRVDGRTLLVGDAAGYVDALTGEGLAMGLRSAHELIACLLADRPQDYEAAWRRTTRRYRWLTGGLVAVAARPPLRRALVPAASRLPGVFATIVDQLG